DNA sequence from the Paenibacillus azoreducens genome:
CCATGACAGCATGTATATTTTCGCGCTGCCTGCATCCTATTTTCTGTTCCAATGGGCTTTTTCGTGGAAAGGAAAATCAAACAAACGATTTCGGGAATGGCGGGTATGGATCTATCTTTTGCATCCGATTGCGATCGTGCTCGTTCGCGGGGCGGCAAAAACGGTCCACTTGGAACGGCTCCTCATCATGAACAGCCTGCTTCATTTTGTAACGGTCTGTTTGGTATCGATCGTGATGGCCGCAGCTGCAGCCCGGATATACGGTTTTCCGCTCAAAAAACGATGGCGAAAATCGGCTTCCCCCAAAGAGATTGCGTGAAGACAGCCAAGCCGCTTAGGAATCGGATTCATCAAAGCTTGCGAAACGCGGCCGGTCAATGGACACGCCAAAATCGGCGGTTGGATTCATTCATGGAACCTTCCCATAACCACGGTGTTATAATATTTTCCGTCGGCAAGGACCTTATCGTTTTTTAATATGCCTTCGGTTTCAAAACCGAATCGTTGATACAGCTTAATCGCCTTATCATTGGTTTCCAACACGTTTAAGGTCATTTTTTTAATGCCGCTCGCGTCCGCCCATGCCACCGATGTCCACAGCAGATTTTTCCCGATGCCGTATCCCCAAAACGCTTGTAAAACGCATACGCCAAATTCAACCTTGTGGGAAAATCTGCGCAGGTCGCTGCCTTCACATCTGGAAAACCCGACGAGCCGGCCCTTGGCTTCAGCAACCAGGAACAAGTTTCGCGGATTTGCGGTATCCGATTGAATCAGACGTTCAAATCCCTGAACATCGATAAAGGCCTCGCCTTTTTCCCTGTCCAGATTTTCGGTTTCGCCATCGATTTGCAATCTTAACGCGGACAACTCTTCCGCATCTTGAACCGCTGCCGAACGGACCGAATAATTCAGGCCGCGTACCTCA
Encoded proteins:
- a CDS encoding GNAT family N-acetyltransferase; amino-acid sequence: MMIDKQQFEVRGLNYSVRSAAVQDAEELSALRLQIDGETENLDREKGEAFIDVQGFERLIQSDTANPRNLFLVAEAKGRLVGFSRCEGSDLRRFSHKVEFGVCVLQAFWGYGIGKNLLWTSVAWADASGIKKMTLNVLETNDKAIKLYQRFGFETEGILKNDKVLADGKYYNTVVMGRFHE